One genomic segment of Timaviella obliquedivisa GSE-PSE-MK23-08B includes these proteins:
- a CDS encoding glycosyltransferase, with product MAERLPCLLSDRSVQPLVKVRPLSQCNICVIIPVRDEAETIESTLLALVHQVNFQGCPLDPDSYEVIVLANNCRDNSAAIARRFAEQYPTFVLHVVEIELPHAQAYIGRVRQLLMDEAYYRLVQLGHNRGLIASTDGDTRVAPNWIAATLEEIHRGADAVSGRLLTDRNDRALLDTHTRACYLRAVGYGYLSVELEAYIDPDPFDCLPRHHQHGGASLAVTAEMYAIAGGMPSVRTPEDVAFYQALVRVGARFCHSSQVRVFTSMRRQGRTDNGMANQLSQWTDLGQQHQPYLVESAAALETRWWGRKNLRSLWRCTLDGFPPKAQEIRAIANLLQVNALWLNQAMVKAGSFAELFMLVEQQQMQEGNWQKTWKPVEIKRAIADLRLRINRLRQEQQLRLAMTSYPTKFCVSNLAPYSSKDNLANSFKQI from the coding sequence ATGGCAGAACGTTTGCCATGCTTACTGAGCGATCGCTCTGTGCAACCTCTTGTGAAAGTTCGTCCTCTGTCTCAGTGTAATATCTGCGTCATTATCCCGGTTCGTGACGAAGCGGAGACTATAGAATCTACCTTATTGGCTTTAGTCCATCAAGTGAATTTTCAGGGTTGCCCATTAGACCCAGATTCATATGAAGTGATTGTTTTGGCTAATAATTGTAGGGATAATTCAGCTGCGATCGCCCGTCGGTTTGCCGAACAATACCCTACATTTGTGCTGCATGTTGTAGAAATAGAGTTGCCCCATGCGCAGGCTTACATTGGGCGGGTTAGACAACTTTTAATGGATGAAGCCTATTATCGTTTGGTTCAATTAGGGCACAATCGCGGCTTAATTGCCTCGACTGATGGCGACACTCGCGTTGCACCTAACTGGATTGCTGCTACCTTGGAGGAGATCCATAGAGGTGCGGATGCTGTCTCTGGAAGACTGTTGACCGATCGTAACGATCGTGCTTTGCTAGATACTCATACTCGTGCCTGTTATCTACGAGCAGTTGGCTACGGATATCTTAGTGTTGAGCTAGAAGCCTACATTGATCCTGATCCCTTTGACTGTCTACCCCGACATCATCAGCACGGCGGAGCAAGTTTGGCGGTCACTGCCGAAATGTATGCGATCGCTGGAGGAATGCCATCAGTTCGTACCCCTGAAGATGTAGCGTTTTATCAAGCTCTGGTTCGAGTTGGCGCTCGGTTTTGTCATAGTTCACAGGTACGAGTGTTTACGTCTATGCGTCGGCAAGGACGAACGGATAACGGAATGGCAAATCAGTTGAGTCAATGGACCGACTTGGGGCAGCAACATCAGCCTTACTTAGTAGAATCTGCTGCTGCCTTGGAAACTCGTTGGTGGGGACGAAAAAATCTGCGCAGTCTGTGGAGATGCACGCTAGATGGCTTTCCGCCCAAAGCTCAAGAGATCAGAGCGATCGCCAATTTGCTTCAAGTTAACGCTCTGTGGTTAAATCAGGCAATGGTAAAAGCTGGTTCCTTTGCTGAGTTATTCATGTTAGTTGAGCAGCAACAGATGCAAGAGGGCAATTGGCAAAAGACTTGGAAGCCCGTCGAAATTAAACGGGCGATCGCCGACCTACGCCTAAGAATTAACCGTCTTCGTCAAGAGCAGCAATTAAGACTTGCAATGACAAGCTACCCTACGAAATTTTGTGTTTCTAACCTAGCGCCCTACTCGTCAAAAGATAACTTAGCTAACTCGTTCAAACAGATCTAA